In Enoplosus armatus isolate fEnoArm2 chromosome 2, fEnoArm2.hap1, whole genome shotgun sequence, one DNA window encodes the following:
- the usp38 gene encoding ubiquitin carboxyl-terminal hydrolase 38, with product MDKILEGLVSSDHSVPVKRAIVKKVVEAAEKEVTEEQCQSLFTLTTRLILLGEDAFQRQIGFQVLDAYARYHRPEFERFFSKDFVLSLLQQGYVQLDRKDPTIIDYIHCCLRLLISCPSVLEIFSVIQVEVLRMVCERPEPALCARLNTLLSDFVQCIPRDKSGVLFCQQLVRTISYFHCFASQERELREYVGQVTKVSTLLQNIWKADPATLLPSLQEVFAIISSTDPSFDPSIALASLVQHIPVQMITVLIKSLTTDHNVKDANMTKALCRMIDWLSWPLAQHVDTWVIALLKGLAAVQKFTILIDVTLLKIELVFSRLWYPIVRQGALAVLSHMLLSFQHSPEAFHLVVPHVVHLVQSLRTDGLPTSKAFLLQFTELIHCMMYQYSGFPDLYDHILEAIKDLPKPGEEKIKLVLNQSAWTSQSNSFASGLQRQVGKSETGKTGLVNLGNTCYMNSIIQTLFMATDFRRHVLSLHLNGSNTLMKKLQLLFAFLAHTQRAAYAPRNFLDASRPPWFNAGSQQDCSEYLRFLLDRLHEEEKTLQVLESAKPKVASPVDTSSKDPTGQTSPEEGEESSLNPAETKPGNDGRTLIETMFGGKLITGIRCMQCNCISEKEERFTDLSLAFCPSATSQDSPQPEGPSEEPKVLCQGSVNGGSEIPEPGSAKAPASNVHFVPVTNEPPLSVPDLVNYFLAPEILDEENAYFCEKCSSLQRAERTLKVVSAPEYLILTLLRFSYDAKCHVRRKILDNVTIPPLMRLPVHAPTMPTQCSSSTSSPLQVDSPESSENLAKKLKPSQKDEEEEEKERIDGVEQISRGGEMSVQSVPYVLSSVVMHSGISSESGHYYSYGRNINGADGTQHPANHFALKESLGNGQAECSLSTCSALSIPPEQGDTLPNSGQEARDWLLFNDSRVTFSSFQSVQNITNRFPKDTAYVLMYRKQELPGQSANGGLMANGMRLSPEPPLQKELLDAIIKDNKLYLQEQELNARTQALQAPSSSCSFRPNGSDDNNPPGSCGPSGGGGGGGGGFNTISRLVF from the exons ATGGACAAGATTTTGGAGGGCCTTGTGAGCTCCGATCACTCAGTTCCAGTGAAGAGGGCCATTGTGAAGAAGGTAgtggaagcagcagagaaagaggtgaCTGAGGAGCAGTGTCAGTCGCTGTTTACTCTCACCACCCGCCTCATCTTGCTTGGTGAAGATGCCTTTCAGAGGCAGATTGGCTTCCAAGTTTTGGATGCCTACGCACGTTACCACCGCCCAGAGTTTGAGCGTTTCTTCAGTAAAGACTTTGTCCTCAGTCTTCTCCAGCAGGGCTATGTCCAGCTGGACCGCAAAGACCCCACCATTATAGACTACATTCACTGCTGCCTGCGGCTGCTCATCAGCTGCCCCTCGGTGCTCGAGATCTTCAGCGTGATCCAGGTGGAGGTTTTAAGGATGGTGTGTGAGCGTCCGGAGCCTGCCCTTTGTGCCCGCCTGAACACGTTGCTGTCAGACTTTGTGCAGTGCATCCCGAGGGATAAGTCGGGTGTTTTGTTCTGCCAGCAGCTGGTGAGGACCATCAGTTACTTCCACTGCTTTGCCAGCCAAGAGCGGGAGCTAAGAGAGTATGTAGGTCAGGTGACCAAGGTTAGCACACTGCTGCAAAACATCTGGAAGGCTGACCCGGCCACACTGCTTCCTTCACTACAGGAAGTCTTTGCCATCATCTCTTCCACAG aCCCCTCCTTTGACCCATCCATTGCTCTGGCCAGCCTGGTCCAGCACATCCCCGTCCAGATGATCACAGTGCTTATCAAGAGTCTCACCACAGACCACAATGTCAAAGACGCAAACATGACTAAAGCACTCTGCAG GATGATTGACTGGCTTTCTTGGCCTCTGGCTCAACATGTTGATACCTGGGTCATTGCTCTACTGAAAGGACTGGCTGCAGTTCAGAAGTTCACTATCCTCATAGATGTCACTCTGCTTAAAATTGAACTG GTATTCAGTCGTCTGTGGTACCCCATTGTGCGGCAGGGGGCGCTCGCTGTGCTCTCCCATATGCTGCTGAGTTTCCAGCACTCTCCTGAGGCCTTCCATTTG GTTGTTCCACATGTGGTGCACCTAGTCCAGTCTTTGAGGACAGATGGTCTCCCCACCAGTAAAGCTTTCTTGCTGCAGTTCACTGAGCTCATACACTGCATGATGTACCAATACTCCGGCTTCCCGGACCTCTATGACCACATACTAGAGGCCATCAAG GATCTCCCAAAACCTGGAGAAGAGAAGATCAAGTTGGTGTTAAATCAAAGTGCCTGGACATCCCAGTCCAACTCATTTGCCTCGGGTCTTCAGAGGCAAGTTGGAAAGTCTGAGACGGGCAAGACTGGCCTGGTCAACCTGGGGAACACCTGCTACATGAACAGCATCATCCAGACCCTCTTCATGGCCACAGA tttcagGCGTCATGTTTTATCATTACATCTAAATGGTTCCAACACACTCATGAAAAAGCTCCAGCTGCTCTTTGCTTTCCTTGCACACACTCAG AGGGCAGCATATGCTCCCAGAAACTTCTTGGACGCATCTCGGCCTCCCTGGTTCAATGCTGGCTCCCAGCAGGACTGTTCAGAGTACCTCAGATTTCTTCTAGACAG GTTacatgaagaggagaaaacactTCAGGTCCTGGAATCAGCAAAACCAAAGGTTGCCTCCCCTGTTGACACAAGCAGCAAAGACCCAACAGGCCAGACTTCTccagaggagggggaagagtCGTCTTTAAATCCAGCAGAAACCAAACCTGGGAATGACGGGAGGACTTTGATAGAAACAATGTTTGGTGGGAAGCTGATCACAGGTATTCGCTGCATGCAGTGTAACTGCATCTCTGAGAAAGAAGAGCGTTTTACAGACCTCTCCTTGGCCTTCTGTCCTTCTGCCACCTCTCAAGACAGCCCTCAACCTGAGGGGCCCTCAGAGGAGCCCAAGGTTCTCTGTCAGGGATCTGTCAATGGCGGCAGTGAAATTCCTGAGCCAGGCTCGGCCAAAGCCCCGGCTAGCAATGTCCATTTCGTGCCAGTGACAAATgagcctcctctctctgtgcctgaCCTGGTGAACTATTTCCTGGCTCCAGAGATCCTGGACGAAGAGAATGCCTATTTCTGTGAGAAGTGTAGCTCCCTCCAACGGGCAGAGAGGACCTTGAAAGTGGTCTCGGCACCTGAATACTTAATCCTCACCCTGCTGCGATTCTCATACGATGCCAAATGCCATGTTCGGAGGAAGATTCTGGACAATGTCACCATCCCGCCACTCATGAGACTTCCTGTGCATGCCCCTACAATGCCTACACAAtgctcctcctctacctcttcTCCTCTGCAAGTGGATTCTCCTGAGAGCAGTGAGAATCTGGCCAAGAAGCTCAAACCGTCTcaaaaagatgaggaggaagaggagaaggagaggatagATGGAGTGGAGCAGATaagtagaggaggagagatgtcAGTCCAGTCAGTGCCCTACGTCCTCAGCTCAGTGGTGATGCATTCTGGTATATCGTCTGAGAGTGGCCACTACTATTCCTACGGCCGTAACATTAATGGAGCAGATGGTACACAGCATCCAGCCAATCACTTTGCCCTCAAGGAGAGTTTGGGGAATGGCCAGGCCGAGTGTAGCCTCTCCACTTGCTCGGCTCTCTCAATTCCACCTGAACAAGGAGACACACTACCTAATAGTGGCCAGGAGGCAAGGGATTGGCTGCTGTTCAACGATAGCAGAGTGACATTCTCATCCTTCCAATCAGTGCAAAACATTACTAATCGATTCCCCAAGGACACCGCTTATGTGCTCATGTACAGGAAACAGGAGCTACCAGGGCAGAGCGCAAATGGAGGACTGATGGCAAATGGAATGAGACTGAGTCCTGAGCCTCCCCTGCAGAAAGAACTACTGGATGCTATTATTAAGGACAACAAGCTGTATTTACAG GAACAGGAGCTCAATGCTCGGACCCAGGCTCTCCAAGCCCCTTCATCCTCCTGCTCATTCAGGCCCAACGGTTCAGATGACAATAACCCTCCAGGGAGCTGCGGCCCgtctggtggaggaggaggggggggagggggattcaATACCATTAGTAGACTGGTCTTCTGA
- the smarca5 gene encoding SWI/SNF-related matrix-associated actin-dependent regulator of chromatin subfamily A member 5 isoform X1: MSESANCEEQREEQAELEEAGGAEEKSDSSDAGKESSSDAGPDGQDASPSSSKTKDSNPGYEEKVQTDRTNRFEYLLKQTELFAHFIQPAAQKTPTSPLKMKPGRPRIKKDEKQVLLSAGDNRHRRTEQEEDEELLSESTKTTTVCTRFDDSPSYVKTGKMRDYQVRGLNWLISLYENGINGILADEMGLGKTLQTIALLGYMKHYRSIPGPHMVLVPKSTLYNWMNEFKRWVPSLRAVCLIGDREERTALIRDVLLPGEWDVCVTSYEMLIIEKAVFKKFNWRYLVIDEAHRIKNEKSKLSEIVREFKTTNRLLLTGTPLQNNLHELWALLNFLLPDVFNSAEDFDSWFDTNNCLGDQKLVERLHTVLRPFLLRRIKADVEKTLLPKKEIKMYVGLSKMQREWYTKILMKDIDILNSAGKMDKMRLLNVLMQLRKCCNHPYLFDGAEPGPPYTTDLHLVVNSGKMVVLDKLLPKMKEQGSRVLIFSQMTRVLDILEDYCMWRNYGYCRLDGQTPHEERQISINAYNEPNSSKFIFMLSTRAGGLGINLATADVVILYDSDWNPQVDLQAMDRAHRIGQQKQVRVFRFITENTVEERIVERAEMKLRLDSIVIQQGRLVDPSANKLGKDEMLSIIRHGATHVFASKESEITDDDIDAILERGERKTMEMKEKLSSLGESTLRNFTMDTENSSVYTFEGEDYREKKKVITNWIEPPKRERKANYAVDAYFREALRVSEPKAPKAPRPPKQPNVQDFQFFPPRLFELLEKEILFYRKTIGYKVPRNPDMPNSAQLQKEEQGKIDEAEALTEEELEEKENLLQQGFTIWNKRDFNQFIKANEKWGRDDIENIAREVEGKTPEEVMEYSAVFWERCNELQDIEKIMAQIERGEARIQRRISIKKALDSKIGRYKAPFHQLRISYGTNKGKNYTEEEDRFLICMLHKLGFDKESVYDELRQCIRNSPQFRFDWFLKSRTAMELQRRCNTLITLIERENMELEEREKAEKKKRGPKSGSAQKRKSEGTPDGRGRRKKLKL, translated from the exons ATGTCCGAAAGCGCTAACTGCGAGGAACAGCGGGAAGAGCAGGCTGAACTTGAAGAAGCCGGAGGAGCGGAG gaGAAGTCTGATTCCTCAGATGCTGGAAAAGAGTCATCTTCAGATGCTGGGCCTGATGGACAAGATGCATCCCCCTCCTCATCCAAAACTAAAGATTCTAATCCGGGGTATGAGGAGAAAGTG CAAACAGACCGGACCAACAGATTTGAGTACCTTTTGAAGCAAACAGAGTTGTTTGCTCATTTCATCCAACCAGCCGCACAGAAGACACCCACCTCCCCACTGAAGATGAAGCCAGGACGTCCCCGCATCAAGAAAGATGAGAAACAGGTCCTGCTTTCCGCCGGAGA caACCGCCATCGCCGCACAGAgcaagaggaggatgaagagctTCTGAGTGAGAGCACCAAGACTACCACTGTCTGCACACGCTTTGATGATTCTCCCTCCT ACgtcaaaacaggaaaaatgagAGACTATCAGGTCCGTGGTCTGAACTGGCTCATCTCTTTGTATGAGAATGGCATCAATGGCATCCTCGCTGATGAAATG GGTTTGGGGAAGACTCTACAGACTATAGCCCTGCTGGGTTATATGAAGCACTACAGAAGCATCCCGGGTCCCCATATGGTGCTGGTGCCCAAGTCCACCCTCTACAACTGGATGAATGAGTTCAAGAGATGGGTGCCTTCACTCCGTGCAGTCTGCCTGattggagacagagaggagagg ACTGCCCTGATCAGAGATGTGCTGCTCCCTGGAGAATGggatgtgtgtgtcacatcCTACGAGATGCTCATCATTGAAAAGGCAGTGTTCAAGAAGTTCAACTGGAGATACCTGGTCATTGACGAAGCCCACAGGATCAAGAATGAGAAATCAAAG CTATCAGAAATTGTGCGAGAATTTAAGACCACCAATCGCTTGTTGCTGACGGGAACCCCCCTGCAAAACAACCTTCACGAACTGTGGGCTCTGCTAAACTTCCTGCTGCCTGACGTCTTTAACTCAGCAGAG gaCTTTGATTCCTGGTTTGACACAAACAACTGCTTGGGTGATCAGAAGTTGGTCGAACGTCTTCACACT gTTCTGCGCCCTTTCTTGCTTCGTCGTATAAAAGCTGACGTCGAGAAGACTCTGCTCCCGAAAAAAGAGATCAAGATGTATGTGGGCCTGAGTAAGATGCAGCGAGAGTG GTACACAAAGATCCTGATGAAGGACATTGACATTCTGAACTCGGCGGGTAAGATGGACAAGATGCGTCTGCTGAACGTTCTCATGCAGCTGAGGAAATGCTGCAACCACCCGTACCTGTTCGACGGGGCCGAGCCTGGTCCCCCCTACACAACTGACCTCCACCTGGTGGTGAACAGTGGCAAGATGGTGGTGCTGGACAAGCTGCTACCCAAGATGAAGGAGCAGG GTTCTCGTGTGCTCATCTTCAGTCAGATGACCAGGGTGCTGGACATCTTGGAGGACTACTGCATGTGGAGGAACTATGGCTACTGTCGCCTGGATGGCCAGACGCCGCACGAGGAGAGACAG atctCTATCAATGCCTACAATGAACCCAACAGCTCCAAGTTCATCTTCATGTTGAGCACCAGGGCTGGAGGACTGGGTATCAACCTGGCTACAGCGGATGTGGTCATCCTGTATGACTCAGACTGGAACCCTCAAGTCGACCTTCAGGCCATG GACCGAGCTCACAGGATTGGTCAGCAGAAGCAGGTACGCGTCTTTCGTTTcatcactgaaaacacagtggaggagaggatTGTGGAGAGGGCCGAGATGAAACTTCGCCTGGACTCAATTGTCATCCAGCAAG GAAGACTTGTGGACCCAAGCGCAAACAAGCTGGGCAAGGATGAGATGCTGTCCATCATCCGCCACGGTGCCACCCATGTGTTTGCCTCCAAAGAGAGCGAGATCACTGATGATGACATTGATGCAATCCTGGAGAGAGGTGAAAGGAAG ACTATGGAGATGAAGGAGAAGCTGTCTTCACTGGGTGAGAGCACTCTGAGAAACTTCACCATGGACACCGAGAACAGCAGCGTGTACACATTTGAAGGAGAAGATtatagagagaagaaaaag GTCATTACCAACTGGATCGAGCCGCccaagagagaaaggaaagccAATTACGCTGTGGATGCCTACTTCAGAGAAGCTCTGCGAGTCAGTGAGCCCAAAGCACCCAAG GCTCCTCGTCCTCCCAAGCAGCCAAATGTCCAGGACTTCCAGTTCTTCCCCCCACGCCTTTTTGAGCTTCTAGAAAAGGAAATTCTGTTCTACAGAAAGACCATAGGCTACAAG GTTCCCCGTAATCCAGACATGCCAAATTCGGCCCAGCTCCAGAAAGAAGAGCAGGGTAAGATTGATGAGGCTGAGGCTCTCACAGAGGAGgaactggaggagaaggagaaccTGCTGCAACAG GGTTTTACTATTTGGAACAAACGTGACTTCAACCAGTTCATCAAAGCCAACGAGAAGTGGGGAAGAGACGACATTGAGAACATCGCCAGAGAGGTTGAGGGAAAAACCCCGGAGGAAGTCATGGAATATTCTG CTGTATTCTGGGAGCGCTGTAATGAGCTGCAGGATATCGAGAAGATCATGGCCcagatagagagaggagaggccaGGATCCAGAGAAGGATTAGCATTAAGAAAGCACTGGACTCAAAG ATTGGTCGCTACAAGGCTCCCTTCCATCAGCTCCGTATCTCCTATGGCACCAACAAAGGCAAGAActacacagaggaggaggaccgCTTCCTTATCTGTATGCTGCACAAGCTGGGCTTCGACAAGGAGAGCGTGTACGACGAGCTACGTCAGTGCATCCGCAACTCGCCTCAGTTCCGCTTCGACTGGTTCCTCAAATCCAGGACTGCCATG GAGCTCCAGAGGCGATGTAACACCCTGATTAcactgatagagagagagaacatggagctggaggagagggagaaggctGAGAAAAAGAAACGGGGACCAAAGAGTGGCTCA GCCCAGAAACGGAAGTCAGAGGGAACCCCAGATGGTCGTGGACGCCGGAAAAAGCTCAAGTTGTGA
- the smarca5 gene encoding SWI/SNF-related matrix-associated actin-dependent regulator of chromatin subfamily A member 5 isoform X2 produces the protein MSESANCEEQREEQAELEEAGGAESDSSDAGKESSSDAGPDGQDASPSSSKTKDSNPGYEEKVQTDRTNRFEYLLKQTELFAHFIQPAAQKTPTSPLKMKPGRPRIKKDEKQVLLSAGDNRHRRTEQEEDEELLSESTKTTTVCTRFDDSPSYVKTGKMRDYQVRGLNWLISLYENGINGILADEMGLGKTLQTIALLGYMKHYRSIPGPHMVLVPKSTLYNWMNEFKRWVPSLRAVCLIGDREERTALIRDVLLPGEWDVCVTSYEMLIIEKAVFKKFNWRYLVIDEAHRIKNEKSKLSEIVREFKTTNRLLLTGTPLQNNLHELWALLNFLLPDVFNSAEDFDSWFDTNNCLGDQKLVERLHTVLRPFLLRRIKADVEKTLLPKKEIKMYVGLSKMQREWYTKILMKDIDILNSAGKMDKMRLLNVLMQLRKCCNHPYLFDGAEPGPPYTTDLHLVVNSGKMVVLDKLLPKMKEQGSRVLIFSQMTRVLDILEDYCMWRNYGYCRLDGQTPHEERQISINAYNEPNSSKFIFMLSTRAGGLGINLATADVVILYDSDWNPQVDLQAMDRAHRIGQQKQVRVFRFITENTVEERIVERAEMKLRLDSIVIQQGRLVDPSANKLGKDEMLSIIRHGATHVFASKESEITDDDIDAILERGERKTMEMKEKLSSLGESTLRNFTMDTENSSVYTFEGEDYREKKKVITNWIEPPKRERKANYAVDAYFREALRVSEPKAPKAPRPPKQPNVQDFQFFPPRLFELLEKEILFYRKTIGYKVPRNPDMPNSAQLQKEEQGKIDEAEALTEEELEEKENLLQQGFTIWNKRDFNQFIKANEKWGRDDIENIAREVEGKTPEEVMEYSAVFWERCNELQDIEKIMAQIERGEARIQRRISIKKALDSKIGRYKAPFHQLRISYGTNKGKNYTEEEDRFLICMLHKLGFDKESVYDELRQCIRNSPQFRFDWFLKSRTAMELQRRCNTLITLIERENMELEEREKAEKKKRGPKSGSAQKRKSEGTPDGRGRRKKLKL, from the exons ATGTCCGAAAGCGCTAACTGCGAGGAACAGCGGGAAGAGCAGGCTGAACTTGAAGAAGCCGGAGGAGCGGAG TCTGATTCCTCAGATGCTGGAAAAGAGTCATCTTCAGATGCTGGGCCTGATGGACAAGATGCATCCCCCTCCTCATCCAAAACTAAAGATTCTAATCCGGGGTATGAGGAGAAAGTG CAAACAGACCGGACCAACAGATTTGAGTACCTTTTGAAGCAAACAGAGTTGTTTGCTCATTTCATCCAACCAGCCGCACAGAAGACACCCACCTCCCCACTGAAGATGAAGCCAGGACGTCCCCGCATCAAGAAAGATGAGAAACAGGTCCTGCTTTCCGCCGGAGA caACCGCCATCGCCGCACAGAgcaagaggaggatgaagagctTCTGAGTGAGAGCACCAAGACTACCACTGTCTGCACACGCTTTGATGATTCTCCCTCCT ACgtcaaaacaggaaaaatgagAGACTATCAGGTCCGTGGTCTGAACTGGCTCATCTCTTTGTATGAGAATGGCATCAATGGCATCCTCGCTGATGAAATG GGTTTGGGGAAGACTCTACAGACTATAGCCCTGCTGGGTTATATGAAGCACTACAGAAGCATCCCGGGTCCCCATATGGTGCTGGTGCCCAAGTCCACCCTCTACAACTGGATGAATGAGTTCAAGAGATGGGTGCCTTCACTCCGTGCAGTCTGCCTGattggagacagagaggagagg ACTGCCCTGATCAGAGATGTGCTGCTCCCTGGAGAATGggatgtgtgtgtcacatcCTACGAGATGCTCATCATTGAAAAGGCAGTGTTCAAGAAGTTCAACTGGAGATACCTGGTCATTGACGAAGCCCACAGGATCAAGAATGAGAAATCAAAG CTATCAGAAATTGTGCGAGAATTTAAGACCACCAATCGCTTGTTGCTGACGGGAACCCCCCTGCAAAACAACCTTCACGAACTGTGGGCTCTGCTAAACTTCCTGCTGCCTGACGTCTTTAACTCAGCAGAG gaCTTTGATTCCTGGTTTGACACAAACAACTGCTTGGGTGATCAGAAGTTGGTCGAACGTCTTCACACT gTTCTGCGCCCTTTCTTGCTTCGTCGTATAAAAGCTGACGTCGAGAAGACTCTGCTCCCGAAAAAAGAGATCAAGATGTATGTGGGCCTGAGTAAGATGCAGCGAGAGTG GTACACAAAGATCCTGATGAAGGACATTGACATTCTGAACTCGGCGGGTAAGATGGACAAGATGCGTCTGCTGAACGTTCTCATGCAGCTGAGGAAATGCTGCAACCACCCGTACCTGTTCGACGGGGCCGAGCCTGGTCCCCCCTACACAACTGACCTCCACCTGGTGGTGAACAGTGGCAAGATGGTGGTGCTGGACAAGCTGCTACCCAAGATGAAGGAGCAGG GTTCTCGTGTGCTCATCTTCAGTCAGATGACCAGGGTGCTGGACATCTTGGAGGACTACTGCATGTGGAGGAACTATGGCTACTGTCGCCTGGATGGCCAGACGCCGCACGAGGAGAGACAG atctCTATCAATGCCTACAATGAACCCAACAGCTCCAAGTTCATCTTCATGTTGAGCACCAGGGCTGGAGGACTGGGTATCAACCTGGCTACAGCGGATGTGGTCATCCTGTATGACTCAGACTGGAACCCTCAAGTCGACCTTCAGGCCATG GACCGAGCTCACAGGATTGGTCAGCAGAAGCAGGTACGCGTCTTTCGTTTcatcactgaaaacacagtggaggagaggatTGTGGAGAGGGCCGAGATGAAACTTCGCCTGGACTCAATTGTCATCCAGCAAG GAAGACTTGTGGACCCAAGCGCAAACAAGCTGGGCAAGGATGAGATGCTGTCCATCATCCGCCACGGTGCCACCCATGTGTTTGCCTCCAAAGAGAGCGAGATCACTGATGATGACATTGATGCAATCCTGGAGAGAGGTGAAAGGAAG ACTATGGAGATGAAGGAGAAGCTGTCTTCACTGGGTGAGAGCACTCTGAGAAACTTCACCATGGACACCGAGAACAGCAGCGTGTACACATTTGAAGGAGAAGATtatagagagaagaaaaag GTCATTACCAACTGGATCGAGCCGCccaagagagaaaggaaagccAATTACGCTGTGGATGCCTACTTCAGAGAAGCTCTGCGAGTCAGTGAGCCCAAAGCACCCAAG GCTCCTCGTCCTCCCAAGCAGCCAAATGTCCAGGACTTCCAGTTCTTCCCCCCACGCCTTTTTGAGCTTCTAGAAAAGGAAATTCTGTTCTACAGAAAGACCATAGGCTACAAG GTTCCCCGTAATCCAGACATGCCAAATTCGGCCCAGCTCCAGAAAGAAGAGCAGGGTAAGATTGATGAGGCTGAGGCTCTCACAGAGGAGgaactggaggagaaggagaaccTGCTGCAACAG GGTTTTACTATTTGGAACAAACGTGACTTCAACCAGTTCATCAAAGCCAACGAGAAGTGGGGAAGAGACGACATTGAGAACATCGCCAGAGAGGTTGAGGGAAAAACCCCGGAGGAAGTCATGGAATATTCTG CTGTATTCTGGGAGCGCTGTAATGAGCTGCAGGATATCGAGAAGATCATGGCCcagatagagagaggagaggccaGGATCCAGAGAAGGATTAGCATTAAGAAAGCACTGGACTCAAAG ATTGGTCGCTACAAGGCTCCCTTCCATCAGCTCCGTATCTCCTATGGCACCAACAAAGGCAAGAActacacagaggaggaggaccgCTTCCTTATCTGTATGCTGCACAAGCTGGGCTTCGACAAGGAGAGCGTGTACGACGAGCTACGTCAGTGCATCCGCAACTCGCCTCAGTTCCGCTTCGACTGGTTCCTCAAATCCAGGACTGCCATG GAGCTCCAGAGGCGATGTAACACCCTGATTAcactgatagagagagagaacatggagctggaggagagggagaaggctGAGAAAAAGAAACGGGGACCAAAGAGTGGCTCA GCCCAGAAACGGAAGTCAGAGGGAACCCCAGATGGTCGTGGACGCCGGAAAAAGCTCAAGTTGTGA